The Podarcis raffonei isolate rPodRaf1 chromosome 2, rPodRaf1.pri, whole genome shotgun sequence genome window below encodes:
- the SENP1 gene encoding sentrin-specific protease 1 isoform X2, giving the protein MDETADCMKMEAGDYGLANHTSVFKTLPLQQNALSGDQLPLSGNKFSSNKFDRLERPFTCPTGNTSCSFGYYSGPPSPERYQAAGLQRPFGTSANGQWRNCDSTLGPVLQKPRANRSVYFDARKSQSATSNSFAGKSNHHCHISAFEKSFPIKSVTSPSWSTPCRRSLLSPKKSQRRSISTAEETVREEEKEIYRQLIQMVTGKKCSVSKSSSLLSLNLPRCTGSNKNLVKEAENQSRKPFEAYCPTAGNQSSGVLRTREQHSHKPLPHPVHNFPSRVTFEPKDTNAAAQQNSVSALDVHAEGSDSVIMLNGQDFKSPAPSTPFFEAELWIKELTSVYDSRARERWRQIEEQKALALQLQKQRLQKQEFLVPDSVNLHLRVPLEKEIPVTIVPEEKKATDGEEEFPEITEEMEREIKSVLRSGNQDEVLSEAFRLTITRKDIQTLNHLNWLNDEIINFYMNMLMERSKQRGFPTVHAFNTFFFTKLKTAGYQAVKRWTKKVDVFSVDILLVPIHLGVHWCLAVIDFRKKSITYFDSMGGTNTEACKILLQYLKQESLDKKRKEFDTNGWLQQSKRSQRGLGLFVF; this is encoded by the exons ATGG ATGAAACTGCTGATTGTATGAAGATGGAGGCTGGAGACTATGGGTTAGCTAATCATACTTCTGTGTTCAAGACTCTTCCTCTACAGCAGAACGCTCTCTCAGGAGATCAGCTTCCATTGTCTGGCAACAAG TTTTCATCAAACAAGTTTGATCGTCTGGAGAGGCCTTTTACTTGTCCGACTGGAAATACTTCCTGCAGTTTCGGCTACTATTCAG GACCTCCATCCCCTGAGAGGTATCAGGCAGCAGGACTGCAAAGACCATTTGGAACAAGTGCTAATGGGCAGTGGAGGAATTGTGATTCTACTCTGGGTCCCGTTTTACAGAAGCCTAGAGCAAACCGCAGCGTATATTTTGATGCACGCAAAAGTCAAAG TGCGACATCAAATTCATTTGCAGGGAAATCGAATCACCATTGCCATATTTCTGCATTTGAAAAATCCTTTCCAATTAAGTCTGTTACTAGTCCATCATGGAGTACTCCATGTCGTCGGAGCTTACTAAGTCCCAAGAAATCCCAAAGGAGATCCATCAGCACTGCAGAAGAG ACAGTtcgagaggaagaaaaagagattTACAGGCAGCTGATTCAAATGGTTACAGGGAAGAAATGCTCAGTCTCAAAGTCCTCTTCGTTGTTGTCTCTCAACCT acccaGATGCACAGGTTCCAATAAAAACCTTGTGAAAGAAGCTGAAAATCAGAGTAGGAAACCTTTTGAAGCTTATTGCCCCACCGCAGGCAACCAATCATCTGGTGTTCTCAGGACTCGGGAGCAACACTCTCACAAACCACTGCCCCATCCAGTCCATAATTTCCCTTCACGTGTTACCTTTGAGCCCAAGGACACCAATGCAGCAGCTCAGCAAAATAGTGTGTCGGCATTGGATGTGCATGCTGAAG GATCTGACTCTGTCATAATGCTCAATGGCCAAGACTTCAAATCTCCAGCACCAAG caCACCTTTCTTTGAGGCTGAATTGTGGATCAAAGAATT AACCAGCGTATATGATTCCCGAGCCCGTGAGAGATGGCGACAGATAGAAGAGCAAAAAGCTTTGGCGTTGCAATTGCAGAAGCAG AGGCTGCAGAAACAGGAGTTTTTGGTACCTGATTCAGTCAACTTACATTTGCGAGTACCTCTCGAGAAGGAGATTCCTGTCACGATTGTGCCAGAAGAAAAAAAGGCCACTGATGGGGAGGAAGAGTTCCCTGAAATTACAGAG GAAATGGAGAGGGAAATAAAGAGTGTACTACGAAGTGGGAACCAGGATGAGGTGCTGAGCGAAGCCTTCCGGTTGACAATAACTAGGAAAGATATTCAGACTCTTAACCACCTCAACTGGCTCAATGATGAG ATAATTAACTTCTACATGAATATGCTAATGGAAAGAAGTAAACAGAGGGGCTTTCCAACGGTTCATGCATTCAACACATTTTTCTTCACCAAGTTAAAAACTGCTGGGTACCAAGCTGTGAAGCGCTGGACTAAAAAAGTGGATGTATTTTCTGTTGACATCTTGCTGGTGCCTATTCACCTTGGTGTCCACTGGTGCCTAGCA GTTATTGACTTCAGAAAAAAAAGCATCACCTACTTCGATTCAATGGGAGGAACCAACACTGAAGCTTGCAAGATATTGTT GCAGTACCTAAAGCAGGAAAGCTTGGACAAAAAGCGGAAGGAATTTGATACCAATGGCTGGCTGCAGCAGAGTAAACGGAGCCAG AGAGGGCTGGGTTTGTTTGTCTTTTAA
- the SENP1 gene encoding sentrin-specific protease 1 isoform X1 translates to MDETADCMKMEAGDYGLANHTSVFKTLPLQQNALSGDQLPLSGNKFSSNKFDRLERPFTCPTGNTSCSFGYYSGPPSPERYQAAGLQRPFGTSANGQWRNCDSTLGPVLQKPRANRSVYFDARKSQSATSNSFAGKSNHHCHISAFEKSFPIKSVTSPSWSTPCRRSLLSPKKSQRRSISTAEETVREEEKEIYRQLIQMVTGKKCSVSKSSSLLSLNLPRCTGSNKNLVKEAENQSRKPFEAYCPTAGNQSSGVLRTREQHSHKPLPHPVHNFPSRVTFEPKDTNAAAQQNSVSALDVHAEGSDSVIMLNGQDFKSPAPSTPFFEAELWIKELTSVYDSRARERWRQIEEQKALALQLQKQRLQKQEFLVPDSVNLHLRVPLEKEIPVTIVPEEKKATDGEEEFPEITEEMEREIKSVLRSGNQDEVLSEAFRLTITRKDIQTLNHLNWLNDEIINFYMNMLMERSKQRGFPTVHAFNTFFFTKLKTAGYQAVKRWTKKVDVFSVDILLVPIHLGVHWCLAVIDFRKKSITYFDSMGGTNTEACKILLQYLKQESLDKKRKEFDTNGWLQQSKRSQEIPQQMNGSDCGMFACKYADCITKDKPINFTQQHMPYFRKRMVWEILHRKLL, encoded by the exons ATGG ATGAAACTGCTGATTGTATGAAGATGGAGGCTGGAGACTATGGGTTAGCTAATCATACTTCTGTGTTCAAGACTCTTCCTCTACAGCAGAACGCTCTCTCAGGAGATCAGCTTCCATTGTCTGGCAACAAG TTTTCATCAAACAAGTTTGATCGTCTGGAGAGGCCTTTTACTTGTCCGACTGGAAATACTTCCTGCAGTTTCGGCTACTATTCAG GACCTCCATCCCCTGAGAGGTATCAGGCAGCAGGACTGCAAAGACCATTTGGAACAAGTGCTAATGGGCAGTGGAGGAATTGTGATTCTACTCTGGGTCCCGTTTTACAGAAGCCTAGAGCAAACCGCAGCGTATATTTTGATGCACGCAAAAGTCAAAG TGCGACATCAAATTCATTTGCAGGGAAATCGAATCACCATTGCCATATTTCTGCATTTGAAAAATCCTTTCCAATTAAGTCTGTTACTAGTCCATCATGGAGTACTCCATGTCGTCGGAGCTTACTAAGTCCCAAGAAATCCCAAAGGAGATCCATCAGCACTGCAGAAGAG ACAGTtcgagaggaagaaaaagagattTACAGGCAGCTGATTCAAATGGTTACAGGGAAGAAATGCTCAGTCTCAAAGTCCTCTTCGTTGTTGTCTCTCAACCT acccaGATGCACAGGTTCCAATAAAAACCTTGTGAAAGAAGCTGAAAATCAGAGTAGGAAACCTTTTGAAGCTTATTGCCCCACCGCAGGCAACCAATCATCTGGTGTTCTCAGGACTCGGGAGCAACACTCTCACAAACCACTGCCCCATCCAGTCCATAATTTCCCTTCACGTGTTACCTTTGAGCCCAAGGACACCAATGCAGCAGCTCAGCAAAATAGTGTGTCGGCATTGGATGTGCATGCTGAAG GATCTGACTCTGTCATAATGCTCAATGGCCAAGACTTCAAATCTCCAGCACCAAG caCACCTTTCTTTGAGGCTGAATTGTGGATCAAAGAATT AACCAGCGTATATGATTCCCGAGCCCGTGAGAGATGGCGACAGATAGAAGAGCAAAAAGCTTTGGCGTTGCAATTGCAGAAGCAG AGGCTGCAGAAACAGGAGTTTTTGGTACCTGATTCAGTCAACTTACATTTGCGAGTACCTCTCGAGAAGGAGATTCCTGTCACGATTGTGCCAGAAGAAAAAAAGGCCACTGATGGGGAGGAAGAGTTCCCTGAAATTACAGAG GAAATGGAGAGGGAAATAAAGAGTGTACTACGAAGTGGGAACCAGGATGAGGTGCTGAGCGAAGCCTTCCGGTTGACAATAACTAGGAAAGATATTCAGACTCTTAACCACCTCAACTGGCTCAATGATGAG ATAATTAACTTCTACATGAATATGCTAATGGAAAGAAGTAAACAGAGGGGCTTTCCAACGGTTCATGCATTCAACACATTTTTCTTCACCAAGTTAAAAACTGCTGGGTACCAAGCTGTGAAGCGCTGGACTAAAAAAGTGGATGTATTTTCTGTTGACATCTTGCTGGTGCCTATTCACCTTGGTGTCCACTGGTGCCTAGCA GTTATTGACTTCAGAAAAAAAAGCATCACCTACTTCGATTCAATGGGAGGAACCAACACTGAAGCTTGCAAGATATTGTT GCAGTACCTAAAGCAGGAAAGCTTGGACAAAAAGCGGAAGGAATTTGATACCAATGGCTGGCTGCAGCAGAGTAAACGGAGCCAG GAGATCCCTCAACAGATGAATGGAAGTGACTGTGGGATGTTTGCCTGTAAATATGCTGACTGCATTACCAAAGACAAACCAATCAATTTCACTCAG CAACATATGCCTTACTTCCGAAAAAGGATGGTCTGGGAGATCCTCCATCGCAAGCTGCTGTGA